The Thermoanaerobaculia bacterium genome includes a window with the following:
- a CDS encoding ArsC/Spx/MgsR family protein — translation RAVLGSLDVPIREAVRWDEPVARKLELKKRDLTDDELVNLMAKHPDLIQRPIVVAGGRAVLARPAEKLDALLRRRRK, via the coding sequence TCCGCGCCGTTCTCGGCAGTCTCGACGTGCCCATTCGCGAGGCCGTGCGCTGGGACGAGCCGGTCGCCCGGAAGCTGGAGCTGAAGAAGCGGGATCTGACCGACGACGAGCTCGTCAATCTCATGGCGAAGCATCCGGACCTGATCCAGCGGCCCATCGTCGTCGCGGGCGGGCGCGCCGTTCTCGCGCGGCCCGCCGAGAAGCTGGACGCGCTCCTCCGTCGGCGTCGGAAATGA